The window agataaTTAGATAGCAAAGGAAGCaaacatttcttgttttttaggTATAAATAGTAGGTGTAAGATGATATTTCATAAACATGTTGAATCTCTTAGCAAAATTTATCAGTGAAGTAGAATTCATCATTACTATAATCTTTTCAGGAACATAAAGTCCTGATGTTGAGTCATGCTCTTCTATGAAATAAAACACTGtggaataaattaatatatttctgaTGTCCTACTTAAGAGAATAAATCATAGACATCcaatttattaatcatttttacaatatttttattttatttgcttatttttaatgccatactaaggattgaacccagtgcctcatacatgctaggcaagtactctgccattgagttacaaccccagtccccattttaaaagtatttttgaatgacattttctcttttaaaagaggAGAGAAATAGGTTTAATGGATTTTACTCTGCTAAAGATTTAGGATGTCATATGGGTCTAGGCTTCAGAATGAATGCATACCCATGAATTCTAGGAAACATATTAAGATTGATGCTCCTTTAAAGAATGAGCAAGATCATTgcattgtcttgagcaactaataaaaaaagaatgagcagtAGAGTAgtgaaaacaattattaaaatggATAGGTATTGGTCCATGAGTGAAGGTGTTTCCAAATTTTACATGTAAACTggaattaattgattgattgatttttgcctACTCTGGAGCTAAATGGTCAGTGACAGTTTTTCAAACAATGAAGTCATGAACTGAAATCTGGGTGGGACATGCTGGCCTacccaaaagaaggaaaaaattctgAGCTGGAAATAATGTTAAGGGTGTTagtaaaatgaaagtaataaCTAAATTATTTTGAGCAGGTGGAATTACTAGCAAGTTTGTGAAGTTTTAGAGGGAAAAGACTCAGGATAGAACTTTTAGGGTTtcaaattttaactaaaataaaaagaacagaagaagaggCAGGAACCAAACTAGCCTAAATTATTTGTTGATGATTTAAGAAGTTCAGGATTGGCACAGAAGCCAACCTGTTTTTATGATCAATTCCATTCAGTCTAAACCAAtaccattcttattttttcttcacagAGGAAATTCTGGAAAGAGCTGTATATTGTCATCTTTCTCTCTTACACTTGCTGAAATCCACTATGAATATCATCCACAAGACCATTCTTACTAAATTTACAAATGTCACCACATTACCTGAAGTGCTCCTTAGTTAGCTAAATGTAGGATAATGTAGAAACTTAAAAATTGTCAAGGAGAGGATATCATGTGCATTCATCTCTTAAATTTCACAGAAGCTTTCATGATAAATGACGTGCCAACTTGTAGCCCCACAGAAATAATAATGTGAAGATTGTgccatttgtttgtttgcatcCACAGAACATGGCATGATTTCCTCACAATTAAGAGGTATATCACAACTGCTttttgaaagaagagaagaaagaaaagtagcaAGGAAAAAGGGGTAAAATGGAGGGATGAATTAAAAAAGTAGTGACGTGTAATAATTTGCTTAGAGTTCTACATGGTAGAACTTAGAAATGTCTGTTCTGGTAATGTTATtgaatttacaaaaaaaagtttcaataaaataaaattgaaaagaataaggCTTAAGACCAAGAGAGAAATACATGATAAAAGGTAATTAAGTATAAATATACTTTTCTTTCTAGAATGAATGAGAAGAACTTTGCTTTAatgaaaggaaatatcacaaggaTTTGTAAAGATAGAATGGAATTGGCATAGGAATATGTAAGCATTTAAGaggactttggattttttttttaagtaaggaCAGCTGAAAAAAACTTTGTTTGAAGGAATAAAACTTTTACATGTCAATTTCTTTGCACTTATCCTATTgggaatgaaataataaaagaagaaaataaggtgatTTCTGAGAGTGTAGAAATAATTGCAGGTATATTGAGTGTGCACGAACCCAAGAGGACTGACTTAAAATTCACTAGCTCTCTCAAGGCTTCAACTAGGGATGAGGAAATCCCTCAGGCCATATTTATACCTCCACCATCTTCAACATACACTTGATAGAGAACAGTATACTCAGTAGCCAGGAGCTTTCTTCTACAATTCAATCTCAAGAAATTTCTACTGTGCCTCAGAATGCTAGAGAACTTGCTATGAGTTTTGTAGGAGGATGGACACACAACCATGGTCTCAGACAgatgtagagagagaaaaatgtatcTGTATTGCAGAGACAAAAGAAAAGTGTGAGAAACCATCCCAGAGATGTCTACAATATGATACTGGCAGATGACCCTGGCATTGAATGGTTTAGAGTTCATGACAATAACTGTTTTCTGTTACGCAGAGCACAAAACACAAAACTCAAGGGAATGAGATGAATCCATGGAGGAGAAAAAATGATGAGCAATGAGTAACAGTAATATGAAGAACTGACAATACTCTGCAGGTACCTGGTAAGAGTATAGCCATCTCACAACAAGTAGAGAGGAAGCCTCACTATCCTCAAGCTATCTCATACTGTTTTGTTACCAGTGTTTCCAGTTACAATAGCTCCATTTAACAAATAGGTACTTACATGCTCCCTTGCCCACCACCCCCCTATCTGTACTTGTCAGGAAATTTGTTCAATGCTCACACATTGcctctttatttttgaataagTCAGAGACACTGTGATTGCTCCAGGAGAATTCCTATTCCAAATGATTATCCTTGGAGAAGAAAAAGGTTGTTCAAATTGAAAAACTGACTGTACAAAATGTTGTCATAGATTTAAGAATTGCAAAACTGTGGAAATCACTGTATTGACTGAACTGTCTAGTTTCTCCCAAATGCATGTTCTCTGATGAACTCATTCTTTGACCAGAGAATCAGCACCATTAACCACATATGCCTTATGAATTTCTGGCATATTGTGATATTTAGCATAGCAATAAGTGATGATTCATGGGTCTGCTAGCATAGTGAGTCATTTTGGAAAGTctaggggaaaaagaagaaagaacctaatctattttcatgaaatcctaagtattttttcaatatataacttgagattttcttgattcatgcataatttttaaagtggcatttttgagaattttttttctcaagatagggtcttgctaagttgacaaagctggctttgaacttacaaaataaattacaatcCTCCTGTATCACCTTCcaaaattgctggaattataagcatgttcCAAAATGTAATGAGAACTTTCATATAAGATGTCAGGGGTCAAGTTTGGAGAAAATTCAGTCATCAGACTAAATAAGTCCTTAAATTTTCTTCAGTTATTCTGTAGACCTCTTCAGAATCATTTCTGTTATCTCAAAGTCTGTCTTCCTTGTCTagtatattatattatttgattCCTTTTAAGAAATCTACTTTTTATCcctttattttcaattaatttcttttaactgAGATCATGAGATGATACAAATTTTCCAGATGATGTAAAAACATTGTAGTATATTAATATATTgtgcttttgaattttaaatatttctatttctagtctCTTCTACAGAGTTCCTTTTACACTAATATTCTGGCCAGAATCTTAGTATTTACTAGACCAAAATGACTATTCCTCACCTGAAGGCAATTGAGAATAGAGCTCTGGATGAGTAGCTGAAAACTGGGATAAGTAGGGACTCACCAAACTCTGATTAAATGCACATTtccaatcaaaataaataaatctatattttttctttctttttctttcctttgtgtgtgcatgttgggTGGGGGGTGTCCAGAGTTCTGTCAGGGAAATAACAGACAGTTCAGTAGTTTAATCCCATATCCAGGCGATTTTGCTGATCCTAAAGCAATAGTCCTGCCAGGCTTCTAACCTCTTATTCTGGCACAGTACCCATAAATGCCCTTACTGAAAACAGTGATATGTCTCTATAGAGGTCATTTCTCTTCAGTAATAGGTGGATGATATGATCTTAGAGTCCTATCATAAGCAGAGAGAATcaaaatgatgaattttgataaaaGCAGAAAGTAGAGTGCAATAGCACTGACCGAGAAACTTCTTTTGTTTCCATCAGGAGGCTCAAGAGCACAATGTTCCTCTCCAACGTGACAGTCTTCATGCCCTCTGTCTTGACACTAATTGGGATCCCAGGCCTAGAGTCTGTGCAGAGCTGGATTGGGATACCATTCTGTGCCATGTATATCCTGGCCATGATTGGAAattctttgcttctgtttatcATCAAATCAGAGCCCAGCCTCCATGAGCCCATGTACATTTTTATAGGCATGCTAGGAGTCACAGATATTGTACTTGCCAGCAGCATTATGCCCAAGATGCTTGGAATCTTCTGGTTTCATGCTCAAGAAATCTATTTTGACTCCTGCTTGCTTCAAATGTGGCTCATCCATACATTTGAGTGTATAGAGTCAGGCATCCTGCTAGCCATGGCCCTGGACCGGTATGTGGCCATCTGTTATCCACTGAGACATACCACCATCTTTACTCACAAGCTGGTTGCTCAACTAGGAACTGTTGTAGTACTCAGGGCTGCCATTCTTGTAGCCCCAAGCCTAGTATTGATAAAGTATCGATTTCAATTTTATCACACGACAGTCATCTCCCACACCTACTGTGAGCATATGGCCATTGTGAAACTAGCTGCAGGAAACATCAAGATCAACAAAATCTATGGTTTGTTTGTGGCCTTTACTGTTTCAGGGTTTGACCTCACATTCATCACTTTTTCCTACAGCCAGATATTTGTCACAGTTTTTCATTTGCCCCAGAAGGAGGCTAGGTTGAAGGCCTTCAATACCTGCATAGCTCACATCTGTGTCTTTCTCCAGCTGTACTTCCtggcctttttctctttcttcacacATAGGTTTGGTTCTCACATCCCCCCTTATATCCATATTCTCTTTTCTAGCATGTACCTGCTGGTCCCTCCATTTCTAAACCCACTGGTCTATGGTGTAAAGACCAAGCAGATCCGTGTTAGTGTGGTAAAAATGTGCTGTCCATAAAATCTACCTTGATTGACACCTGCATCCTTTCCTTTTTGTTCACTAGTAATaatctctcaaaacaaaacaacaaaaatgcctGTTATTGAGATACCTGAGTTTTTCCCAGTTAGGTCGTATTTAAACAGATTGCTGTACTATAAGTCAACCTGGGTTGTGAATCCTACTTAAGGAATGAGAGTGAGacaagcaaaaagaacaaaatagttgatatttgaaatattttaaaaattttgtcccTGGTTGAGTTCTTCTCCTAAAAGTTATTCTCTGGAATGATTGAAATGAATTATGTATCTGTCACCAAATTTAAATGCACACAAGGCTTATTGTTCTAGAGTGTGCAGGCACTCATTAATAACAAGTTATTCATTCACTTCTATTTAGTCTCCAAGTAATTTGTAAAAATTGAGGaagtatattttaattgtttactttttaaaaaaaatatagacctCATGAGATAAagtataaaatactttataaagtatttttatacttttattttttataaaattcaaattttatattttcccagGGTCATATGGATGTTACAGGCACAAAGACCATGGGAATGATGTGTTGCATTTTAcacctctctctttctatttctctccatagatacatatgtatgtgtatatatgtttgtgtattatgtgtgtgtgtgtgtgtttgtgtgtatgtatacacacacatttggaggtgtactgggaatttaacccagggaagCTTTACCATAGagcctttttcatgttttattttttgacagatCTTCTTAATTTGCTTGCTTATTAActctctgaggctggcctcaaacttgtgatcctcctgcctcatcctcccgaattctgggaatacaggcgtgcaccactgcacctggatatACATCAATATTTTCTCTGCTATTGACTTAattaatttctctaattttattgctAAAATTTTCCGAGTTTATAATTGGGTATTtatgggagaaagaaggaaaagaaggtagGAAGGGATGGAATGAGGGAAAGATaggaaggggagaagagagagtTGTGGTTTTTAGTTAAGTATTGTGATTCttaggaaatgataaatgaatggCCAAGAAAATGAAGGAATACAAAATCAGGTAGATAACTGAAGAGATTTCAAATACAGACTGTAGTTTAAGTTAACTTCTCAGATTTTTCagacatttcaaatttttctttgcaAGATACAATGTGGGAGACTTGGAAAATATGATTAAGAAAAAACAACCATTAATGTTGTgaaaagttgttgttttttttcagatataatgTGTCAGTGGAAGTTTTATCTCTGTAACACTCATACATGTATGTATCTACTGCATATGTGACAGCATACCATTTCAGCAGATGTAAAATATTATGCTTTTATATGAATCAGGGATATTATTAATGAAgatataaagtgtttttttttgtaagaCTAATGCTCTGAAAACTTATAAATAGTTTATTATTCCTGAAAACTCAAGTCATGGatggtttttgaaaaaattatggaaaatactCATATGTGTGCTGATGTCCATAAATTGATCCGCCAGTTTGAAATCATTGTATGTGTAAGAAATATTGTACTGTATGTCATAGAGCTTGTGGACACTGTGGCTGATTTTATGCATTTGACTATTTTATTGGACATATGTTGCTATTGAGGATTACattccaaaatacaaaaaactatttttaggaAATCTGTGagaataaaacttgaaatttattGGAGCTTGTTGGATTGGATTATCAACAGGGACAGTTTTGTTTAGAtagtataatttcttaaaaatagaactaatatagcattaggattgatgttgtCATGAGGATTCAGagaatttttaagtaaaagttCAAGTAAAAAGTAGCTGAGGATTTGTAGGCATAGAGTCAAATTTGAGAATATTATTCAATGtctataaaacaagaaagaaaaaattttcttcatgaaattaaaaaataattatggagCATTTCCTCTAATATAGATCTATTAAATAGAAGAATGCAAATCACTTTTTATGGAGTGCATTCACTAGCTTAAGTGCAGCTAGAAGTTATTCTATATCAGTGATTCAAATATTCATCTGGAAAACCCATTTTAGCTAATGGGCGATATATAAAAATAGGAAGTAGAGCAGATTTGGATGGTCCACAATACTTCtaagcaaactttaaaaaaaattttttttgtagttgtaaatggacagcatacctttattttctttatttttatatggtgctgagtatcgagcacagtgcctcacacatgataggcagtGCTTTGCTACATAACTATAGCACCAGCCCGAGTTCTAAACATATTTGGAGAAGTTTTGAAATTGAACTAGCTCTAACAATCATccttaaaaatgaggaaatataaGAGTTATATAAAAAGTACAAGTGAAACTACAAAACATTTGTTTGTCAAAAAATATCTAGTCTATATTCTAATTATTGAAATGTTTCAGAATGACTTAAAATTGCCAGGATTAGTTTCAAACTgacttaaaaattctaaaaaagagcGAAAAAGTGGGTTACTGCAAGGACAAGAGGGTAACCACGACTTTAAATCAACTCATGAAATAAATCaagacaattataaaataaatttttagacatAAACTGAGAGGGAAgaatgtattttataaacaataattttCAATCATTGTTAGGAATCCTAAAATTGAATCCCAAATCTATTTCATCAGTTTCAAAACTGACTTTAAAAAGTGTTTGTATGGATTTTCAATTATGCTGATGACTATCAACATTTTTAACCTTCAACAATCTAATAGCTGAAATATGACTCTCCTGTAATTGGCATTTAACAAAGAACAAGCTATTCATattgtggagttttttttttcttttctttgtatgcCCCTTTCATTCAATACTGTCTTCTTTCCCTTCActcattttaaaatctgtgtccattttttttcttcatttataaatctgatgaataaaactctatttattattttcaagagCCATTCTTCAAGACTGCACAACAGGCCTTCCATCAGCCTAATGGTGTTTCCTAGTAAGGATTCACATGGTGGTTTTCTAACTAATAGGGGCAGAATTGATTCTTTTCCCTTGTATTGTTGGCTTTCAGGTGAGGGAGCAATAAAGCCCTGACCCTCCTATGTTTCTGCTGCTTTTCATCTAAATTGACAGTTTTGAAAGAATACCTTGTAAGTTTCGTGTATCCCcacctttctttatttatatgaagttctaAGACATACAAAACTAATCCaatgtagaaatttttaaaattattgctttCTTCttgagaggagggaagggacatTTTGAAGGAACATTTTGTTTAAGGAAAATCTCTTTCTCCTGaaggaataatgaaaagaatatgtcAGAATATAAGCTTAAGATCTGCATATTTTTATGACATTAcacagttacaaaaaaaaaaaaaccaaataccaaatgtcttctttgatataatgagaacaactaagaacagagcagggaggaagagcaggaagaaaagatcaacattaaacagatacactaggtgggagggaaagagaaattgcatggtaatggagggagaccctcattgttatacaaaattacacataagaggttgtgaggggaacgggaaaataaacaaggagagaaatgaaatacagaagatggggtagagagagaagatgggaggggaggggaggggggagagtagaggataggaaaggtagcagaatacaacagttactaatagggcattatgtaaaaatgtggatgtgtaaccgatgtgattctgcaatctgtatttggggtaaaaatgggagttcataaccaacttgaatctaatgtatgaaacatgatatgtcaagagcttggtaatgttttgaacaaccaataaaaaaaaaggtagtatAACTAAAacgaactaataaaaatatacaattctaAAAAAGCTAAACATTTGTTATGTTTGCTTTCACAAGGATATTGTGGAAACATGCAAATTATTTGGTGATTATTATAGGcttgaagaaatgagaaatattgaggataattaaaaataatttccatactattgaagaattgtttttataaaaaacttTGGGACCAAAACAAACTTTAGggatttgaattttttcattGGAGTTGAATGGACTCATTATTTTTAGTagatatgaaaacataaatcTAGTTCTATAGCTGcatatatgtgtttatttctgCATGTGTTTCCTACTTCTGCCCACTGATAGGAACCAAAAGTAGTGAACAAACAATGGTGATAAACAACATTCCTTTCACAACCTTGGGTTGTCAGTAAGTTTGTTTGCTAAGAGATGAGGACTCATGATTTTAATGGATGTGTAAACATAAATCTAGTTCTATAGTTGcatatatgtgtttatttctgtgtgtgttttttaactCTCTCCAATGATAGAAACCAAAAGTAGTGACCAAACAGTGGCATGAGCAGCATTCCTTTCGCATCTTGGGTTATCAGTAAGTTTGTTTGCTAAAAGAGGTGAGGACTCCTTGGAAAAAGAACAGCTTCTGTGGCTTGGGCTAGGAAATACAAAGTAATTGGAAAATAAAGCAGTTGGCCAGAAAGTAAGGGGTGCCCAAAGTATGATGGGGACCTGTTCAAATATTATACAGACAGATAAGGATGGTAGGAACATGAGGTCAAgagattaattttataaaatgggcccactgtgttgacccccacatgcttttttgctttttttttttttttttttttttttttttttgccaaaaagcaatttatCTATGGCCCTTCCTGGACTGAGTGGACAGCATATGtcacatttctcagaaaactacCTGTTTTCTGCAAGGAAATTCAGGCAAGAAATAATGTTGGCAAGAGGAATCCGAGTTACTTTGAAGTGAGAGACTTTTTTGACCCTCTTCACATAGCAGATTCTGGAAGATAAGGAACTCCTCCTACTTTTTAAAACCTGCAAAAAATgcttaagaatccaattagaccTGATCTGCCTGGGCCAAGTGACATAGAGTTGCCATGGCAGTGGGGTTGGAAaatctgatgtcaccctgctgtcagtcaacagtcaagaggtgaacctgggcaggactctctggaaacttccctgagaTCCCCCAAAAAACTGGAGTGCCAGAGAGGCAcattgtctctctcctctctgagaagacccactttcctcccttgagagtgtcccttttcccttttctttcaatAAACATATTCTTGTTACTCTGAGCAATGTGtctaaaatctttctgacttCATCGCaagaatcaggatttttttttatgttgacatTTCGGATATTTCTTATTtgtaagtctttaaaaaatatttttcaggctacttttttccttcttaataaaAAGCAACCAACAGCAATACTCTGTACAAGTATAAGAAAcattagaaatacaaatcattttaaaatagttacaaGAAAATTTCAGTTTAGAGTCTGAATCAAGATGTCCTGTTCATATGTGCccccaagggggaaaaaataaaacaacaacaaaaaaacctataGTATGTTAAACACACAACTGCTACACTACTGTGTAGTAGTCTGAAAACTCATAAATTTGGACTGTTGAGGCAAATCAACATCAGTCACCAAGATTTTGTTTACCTTAAAAAGTGCAATCaagcattgcaaaaataaataaataaataaataaaataaaaacaagcctTTTTCATcccaaatgaaatacaaataaaaatcaaccaCATAGTTGACCCCCACTCCACACCCACACCATCACCTCTGAAACTTCTGACTTTACAAAACATAGATCCAGTGGAATCAATTGTGCTGAAGTCTGGATGGAGGTCATTTTTCACAGGTGCCAATTGTCACTAGATTCAACTTTGGAGGCATAAAGTTTTGCTCTTGGGAGAAGATATCAATGGCCCAAATCCCCTGAACCAGCTGATCACAATTGTCAACCCTTTCATGCACAGTAAATCCCAGGTTAGTTGCTTTCTTATGTGCACCTGTCAAATACTGAGCAGAAAGCTCAACCCATCTCCATGGTTCCAAGGAACTCTCCAAATTTCAGTTCATTGTTCCTGGGAGGGCTTGGGGCAGAAGCTCAGAAGCACTTTCCTCTTGCCTTGGACTCACCCCCAGCCTGTCCCTTCTATTTACACCTTAGTCTTTCCTTTCCAATGACTATGCTGTAAATACCATGGCCATCCCCAGTGGCCCTATCCCCAGTCTTCTCCAGGATGCAGAGCAGCAGCATGACATTCATGTTTCCAGCTCATTTGGAACACCAGATCTCTTTAAGAATCAATGTTTGAAGAGGAGACTTTCAAGCCTCCTCTGTTTCCCAGAAGCCCTcaactctgtaaaaaaaaaaaaaaaaagcattcattaTCTTCTGTGAGAAGGCTCCTCTAAATTAAATTTAGGAAATTTGGagctaaaaaaatgaataataatggtAATTGATTATAGCCCATCATATAAAGTCATATTCTAAATGTTACTCAGATGAATAAAGCAATACATAATCAAATGACTGAAGAGCAAATCTTTTCTTATAATCTAGtgacaacaaataaaaatataaagtacgaTGAACTGAGAATTTCATTGATAGAATAAAAAGGTTTTAGGAGGAataactatttaaataatttcaaagtatCTCCCCACAGATTTTCATAAATTACAAAGGGAAGAATAATGGCATTACAATAAAGTAATAGATGACACTCATTATCCAAGTGATTGAAACTAAGTTCATTAAATTtagaatatgtaaatattacaTGATTAATGATGCAGTGAACAGAGAAATGATATATTATTCTGTGGtattcaagtaaaaataaatctcatataACCTAAGCCATATTCATGAGGAAACATTCAAGAATGGACAGGCTATGTAATAAATGATACGGTTATTCAAAAATTTCACcgtcaagaaagaaaaatagttaagTATTGTGGAGCAttttgtaattccagcaactcatgaggctgatacaggaggattgtTATTTTAgtccagcatgggcaacttagtgagatcctgtctcaaaaaataaaaatacactgagcatgtagcacagtggtaaagttcTCCTAgtttcaaaccccagtaccaaaataaataaataaataaatacagatgaaTATTCAAAAGGTATAGTCAAATGTCTTTAAATGCAAAAGAGAAGGTCTGTTGAATCAGACCAGATGCAATGACACAAGACGAAAGCTGTGTCTGTCATATGTCATCATTGTGTCTCTCAAAGATTTGCGTGCAATCCAGTCTTGGTAGCCCATTTCCTGTACTATGCAGAGAACGggaattttccttcctctttttcctcaagCTAAAggtttaaattccttttatttttttcttaattgacacataaaatgtgTGTAAATTTATGGTGTACAGTGTGGTATTTTAATCTATGCATAAAATGTGTAATGGCTACACTGAGATTTCTAGCATGTGTATTACCTCAACTGTTTTGTAGTAATGTTACTTACAATCTAGTCTTAGCActtttcaagtatataatatattgttattgACTGTACTCACAATGATGTACCACAGACCTCTTGGAAATTTTGTGCCTACCTGAAATTTTCTTTGGACCTACATCCAAAAGATTCTGCTGGGTGGGGGTGCCACCCATCCAGCCTCTCTGGTAACTgccattttcctctttgattctaTGAGTTCAACTCCCAAAGTTTTTTCTAAGGTATATATTCTTCTTTCAACTAAGTAAATAGAGGCTTCAAGATTATGTCTGAGATTATAGATATAACAATTGACAATAACATTATTGAAGATACATTTTTTAGGTGAAAATTATGGACATAGCAAAAACAACTTGGTAAGGGATGGTTGAATACAGGAAACATTTATGTTACCCatgttcaagtaaaaaaaaattgggttctGAAAGAATTTTGGGGGCCCTGTGGTGTACTTTCTAAAGCCAGACCCTTTCATGGGCCTAATAAGAAAAATCACTCTTTGTCACACTGGAATTTAAAAGATtccttttgtttctcagtcaGCAAGAGTCTGCCCAGATTAATCTGAATGTCAGaagttgtttctcttttcctttacagctggttatttttgtaaataagtgccttgttttattttgtgtcatCATTGAAAGCTGACTTTccttataaagttttaaaaggacAGTCATTTtggttccaagtttcaaagagatatctgagtttgagaggaaaacaaaacagacacaGAACCCCTATGAGACAGGAATTTTCTACGTTCATAACCatgttattctttcattttcccatCACAAGGGATTAGAAAAACCCAATCCCACAGGGGCACACTATGGTGTAAAACACTGATTCTTCACTGCCTGAAACATCCAAAAGATTCTGATCTGTGGGTTCTATTTATGCTTCAGTAGATAGTCCCTGGTAAATCTGGGGGCTGGATATTCTGTAAGGTGAGTGGGGAACTGACAGATTTGTTTCTAAAAGAATAC is drawn from Urocitellus parryii isolate mUroPar1 chromosome 4, mUroPar1.hap1, whole genome shotgun sequence and contains these coding sequences:
- the LOC113191249 gene encoding olfactory receptor 52A1-like, producing the protein MFLSNVTVFMPSVLTLIGIPGLESVQSWIGIPFCAMYILAMIGNSLLLFIIKSEPSLHEPMYIFIGMLGVTDIVLASSIMPKMLGIFWFHAQEIYFDSCLLQMWLIHTFECIESGILLAMALDRYVAICYPLRHTTIFTHKLVAQLGTVVVLRAAILVAPSLVLIKYRFQFYHTTVISHTYCEHMAIVKLAAGNIKINKIYGLFVAFTVSGFDLTFITFSYSQIFVTVFHLPQKEARLKAFNTCIAHICVFLQLYFLAFFSFFTHRFGSHIPPYIHILFSSMYLLVPPFLNPLVYGVKTKQIRVSVVKMCCP